In Methanobacterium paludis, the following proteins share a genomic window:
- a CDS encoding MDR family MFS transporter, giving the protein MESEKFNPKNIKVLLAGLMITMLVAALDNSIMSTAMPKVIASLGGMAYYVWPFTIYLLTSTIAIILSGKLSDIYGRKKILIIGLVLFMVSSVICGFSQNMLELIIFRGLQGIGGGVLLTIPFIVVAEIFPPRQRGKYMGILSSVFGFASVLGPVLGGVITDFMGWPWVFFINIPVGLTALYILRSHFPHLKEVVTEGIIDYSGIISLTASLSSLFLALTFVDNASVSSILVAGLFIVAAVMLVAFLFIEKRAREPILPLHLFNSSVFNVSSIAMFLASAVMFCGILYIPLFIQGVQGMSAAVSGMLVTPMLVSLTIASIIVGQVISRTGTYKKMGILAFMMITLGMWLLSTMTTGTGITQLLIYSTILGLGSGMMFPVFNVAVQNAVGKRDLGTVTASMQFFRNIGATVALPVFGVIVNLSVNMDIQTAKNVPPAIMSLAIHNVFLSGLVISVAGLVICLFLKELFLSDNMDSEVKKSDVTGK; this is encoded by the coding sequence ATGGAATCTGAAAAATTTAACCCAAAAAATATCAAGGTACTGCTGGCAGGTCTGATGATCACCATGCTAGTAGCTGCACTGGACAACTCCATCATGAGCACAGCCATGCCAAAGGTCATAGCAAGTCTTGGAGGTATGGCTTACTACGTCTGGCCGTTCACAATCTACCTTTTAACATCAACCATTGCCATAATACTTTCAGGAAAATTATCAGATATTTACGGCCGTAAAAAGATTTTAATAATCGGACTTGTCCTTTTCATGGTAAGCTCAGTTATATGTGGATTTTCACAAAACATGCTGGAACTTATAATATTCCGGGGATTGCAAGGTATAGGGGGTGGTGTGCTTCTAACAATCCCATTTATTGTGGTAGCTGAGATATTCCCCCCAAGACAGAGGGGAAAATATATGGGAATACTCTCGTCTGTATTCGGTTTTGCAAGTGTACTGGGCCCTGTGCTCGGTGGGGTAATAACAGATTTCATGGGATGGCCATGGGTCTTCTTCATCAACATTCCAGTGGGATTAACAGCATTATACATACTCAGATCACACTTCCCACATTTGAAAGAGGTCGTAACAGAAGGAATCATAGATTACTCCGGAATAATAAGTCTTACAGCCAGTTTAAGCTCTCTTTTCCTGGCCCTCACATTTGTAGATAATGCATCAGTTTCATCAATCCTCGTTGCAGGTCTGTTTATAGTTGCAGCTGTTATGCTGGTGGCCTTCCTGTTCATTGAAAAAAGAGCCAGAGAACCGATCTTACCACTTCACCTCTTTAACAGTTCAGTGTTCAACGTTTCATCCATTGCCATGTTCCTTGCAAGTGCTGTGATGTTCTGCGGAATTCTCTACATACCTCTATTTATTCAGGGTGTGCAGGGCATGAGTGCAGCAGTTTCAGGGATGTTAGTAACACCAATGCTTGTGAGCCTGACCATTGCCTCGATTATTGTGGGACAGGTCATATCAAGGACAGGAACCTACAAAAAAATGGGAATTCTGGCATTTATGATGATTACCCTGGGTATGTGGCTCCTTTCAACCATGACCACAGGTACAGGGATTACCCAACTGCTCATCTACTCCACCATACTCGGCCTTGGATCCGGTATGATGTTCCCTGTGTTCAACGTTGCAGTTCAAAATGCAGTTGGAAAACGAGACCTTGGAACTGTTACTGCATCCATGCAATTTTTCCGTAATATCGGTGCAACAGTCGCCCTACCAGTCTTTGGAGTTATTGTGAACCTCTCTGTGAACATGGATATACAGACAGCCAAAAACGTTCCACCTGCAATCATGAGCCTGGCCATTCACAACGTGTTCCTTTCCGGGCTTGTGATAAGTGTTGCAGGACTTGTAATCTGCCTGTTCCTTAAAGAACTGTTCTTGAGTGATAATATGGATAGTGAAGTTAAAAAGAGCGATGTGACAGGAAAATAA
- a CDS encoding MarR family winged helix-turn-helix transcriptional regulator, with translation MNETQMEKLVDNLLKYLPLFYQKVTTPEEATSKQRLNIHYQILGVLEHYDDLPISHIGKKLHISKPNMTVQIDKLAEEGMVKRLPDKKDRRIIRIEITPKGKSFIATSQKEVEIIIKKNLSALSKEELESLYQSTENIKKILLKIEEV, from the coding sequence ATGAATGAAACGCAAATGGAAAAGTTGGTAGATAATCTTTTGAAGTACCTTCCACTTTTTTATCAGAAAGTAACAACACCAGAAGAAGCTACTTCTAAACAGAGATTGAATATCCACTATCAAATACTCGGAGTACTGGAACACTACGATGACCTCCCAATATCACATATTGGAAAGAAATTACACATATCCAAACCCAACATGACGGTTCAAATAGATAAACTAGCAGAAGAAGGTATGGTAAAACGTTTACCTGATAAAAAAGACCGAAGAATAATCAGAATAGAAATAACCCCCAAGGGAAAAAGTTTCATAGCAACTTCCCAAAAAGAGGTTGAAATAATAATTAAAAAGAATTTATCAGCTCTCAGCAAGGAAGAGCTTGAATCATTGTATCAAAGTACTGAAAACATCAAAAAAATACTTTTAAAAATTGAAGAGGTCTAA
- a CDS encoding CBS domain-containing protein yields the protein MIKIQDAMEKNVIKFKSTDKIIDVAQSLRDNKISGAPIVDDDGKVIGIVSEGDIMRLIEVHSPQMNLILPSPLDWIELPLRMKHEYDEITKGLKTAAKVLIGEIMTKKVVSVLPDASISDGAALMDSHDIKRLPVVDADKKLVGIVTRGDIIGAMVRFG from the coding sequence ATGATAAAAATTCAGGATGCCATGGAAAAAAATGTTATAAAATTCAAATCCACAGACAAGATAATCGATGTTGCACAGAGTTTAAGAGATAATAAGATAAGTGGAGCTCCTATAGTTGATGATGACGGTAAAGTTATTGGAATAGTGAGCGAAGGAGACATAATGAGGCTGATTGAAGTTCACTCTCCTCAGATGAACCTCATATTACCATCACCCCTTGACTGGATCGAGCTACCGCTCCGCATGAAACATGAATATGATGAGATAACAAAAGGGCTTAAAACAGCAGCTAAGGTCCTCATAGGCGAGATAATGACCAAAAAAGTTGTATCAGTCTTACCTGATGCATCAATATCCGATGGTGCAGCGCTCATGGACTCCCATGATATTAAAAGGCTTCCAGTTGTGGATGCAGATAAAAAACTTGTGGGCATAGTTACAAGAGGAGATATCATAGGTGCTATGGTGAGGTTTGGATGA
- the cfbC gene encoding Ni-sirohydrochlorin a,c-diamide reductive cyclase ATP-dependent reductase subunit: protein MSKTKRIAIYGKGGIGKSTIVSNIAAAYSENCNVLVIGCDPKADTTRTLVGSRIPTILEIVKRKKGASPDEILFKGYGGVRCVESGGPEPGVGCAGRGVIVAMNLLEKLEIFSEDLDVIIYDVLGDVVCGGFAVPLREEFADEVYIVTSGEYMALYAANNICKGIKKLKSRFGGVICNRRGLKDEVKIVGEFAERVGSKIIGVIPKSELVQKSEYEAKTVVEKFPDSKQTELYRKLAKAIYLNEDFVVPEPMGIDEFEEFFRQF, encoded by the coding sequence ATGAGTAAGACCAAACGAATAGCTATCTATGGAAAGGGGGGAATTGGAAAATCCACCATTGTCTCCAACATAGCAGCAGCATACTCTGAAAACTGCAACGTGCTGGTTATAGGCTGCGACCCCAAGGCGGACACCACTAGAACCCTGGTGGGAAGCAGGATACCAACCATCCTTGAAATTGTGAAGCGTAAAAAAGGGGCATCACCTGATGAAATCCTTTTTAAAGGCTACGGTGGTGTGAGATGCGTGGAAAGTGGGGGCCCGGAACCTGGAGTTGGATGTGCAGGTCGTGGTGTTATAGTGGCCATGAACCTCCTTGAGAAGCTTGAAATATTCTCAGAAGACCTCGACGTTATCATCTATGATGTACTAGGTGATGTGGTCTGTGGAGGATTTGCAGTTCCTCTAAGGGAAGAATTTGCAGATGAAGTTTACATTGTAACATCTGGGGAGTACATGGCATTATACGCGGCTAACAACATCTGTAAAGGTATAAAAAAGCTTAAAAGTCGTTTTGGTGGTGTCATATGCAATCGCAGAGGACTCAAAGATGAAGTAAAAATAGTAGGGGAATTTGCTGAGCGGGTTGGAAGCAAGATCATTGGAGTCATACCAAAAAGCGAGCTGGTCCAGAAGAGTGAGTATGAGGCCAAAACTGTTGTTGAAAAATTTCCTGATTCTAAGCAAACTGAACTCTACAGAAAACTTGCAAAAGCCATATATCTAAATGAAGATTTTGTAGTTCCTGAACCTATGGGTATAGATGAATTTGAAGAGTTTTTCAGGCAATTTTAA
- a CDS encoding GIY-YIG nuclease family protein: MPKKDVLKGTYCLVIHLNQKSRIKVGKQGFINFKKGYYVYVGSALNSLESRIKRHLSNDKKLHWHVDYLLKNENAEVVDVVFAVSDDRWECSIASEISKNGEGVPKFGCSDCKCQSHLFYFNDLKPDEICSNSFKKLKLKPENLETLKI, encoded by the coding sequence ATGCCAAAAAAAGATGTTTTAAAGGGCACATACTGCCTGGTTATCCATTTAAATCAGAAATCTAGAATAAAAGTGGGAAAGCAGGGTTTTATAAATTTTAAAAAGGGATACTACGTTTACGTGGGTTCTGCACTCAACTCCCTTGAAAGCCGCATCAAAAGGCATCTCAGCAATGATAAAAAACTGCACTGGCACGTTGACTACCTCCTAAAAAATGAAAATGCAGAGGTTGTTGACGTTGTTTTTGCAGTTAGTGACGATAGATGGGAGTGCAGCATAGCATCGGAAATCTCAAAAAATGGGGAAGGTGTCCCAAAGTTCGGATGTTCCGACTGTAAGTGTCAATCACATCTTTTTTACTTTAATGACCTCAAACCAGATGAAATCTGCTCCAATTCATTTAAAAAACTGAAACTCAAGCCTGAAAATTTAGAAACCTTAAAAATTTAA
- a CDS encoding DUF371 domain-containing protein has translation MEYTFFAKGHPNVTSKHKTTFEVTKDLDMGIRADCIIGVSSGIKMDDFPEEIKEVIKNENTVIKILLETENAADEITGYGHPELTLDHPTDMVCRKSEFKCNRTLMIKADKAACDLKKDLINDLSKGKSLKVVIKVG, from the coding sequence TTGGAATACACTTTTTTTGCAAAGGGGCATCCGAACGTCACATCGAAGCACAAAACAACCTTTGAGGTGACGAAGGACCTGGATATGGGAATTAGAGCAGACTGCATCATAGGGGTTTCATCCGGAATCAAGATGGACGACTTTCCAGAAGAGATTAAAGAAGTCATAAAAAATGAAAATACAGTTATAAAAATTTTGCTTGAAACTGAAAATGCAGCCGATGAAATAACAGGATACGGGCATCCCGAACTTACACTTGATCATCCCACAGACATGGTCTGCAGGAAAAGCGAGTTCAAATGCAACAGGACTTTGATGATAAAGGCGGATAAAGCAGCATGCGACCTTAAAAAAGATTTAATAAATGATTTAAGCAAGGGTAAATCACTGAAAGTTGTGATAAAGGTTGGTTGA
- a CDS encoding class I SAM-dependent methyltransferase yields the protein MFENRKLKKIKKLNKKAAKPEFKSDEILKSLKLHENDRIADIGCGGGYFTFKFSKNVGKNGIVYAVDMELECLDYVKDEAQKQGIKNIETVLAEDGSLELENGLSLVFLRNVFHHIEDPVNYFKHLKQFLAPDGRIVIIDYKKTKKINFVNLFGHYTPEDEILSVMENSGYLLSEKFNFLSSQSFILFKNE from the coding sequence ATGTTTGAAAATCGTAAGTTAAAAAAAATTAAAAAACTCAATAAAAAGGCAGCTAAGCCTGAATTCAAATCAGATGAAATTTTAAAATCTCTTAAACTGCATGAAAACGATAGGATTGCAGATATTGGCTGTGGTGGGGGCTATTTCACCTTCAAGTTTTCAAAGAACGTTGGAAAAAATGGAATAGTGTACGCAGTTGACATGGAACTAGAATGTCTCGATTACGTGAAGGATGAAGCTCAAAAACAGGGCATAAAAAATATAGAAACAGTTCTGGCAGAAGATGGCAGTCTTGAACTTGAAAATGGTTTGAGCCTTGTTTTTTTAAGGAACGTCTTCCACCACATTGAGGATCCTGTAAACTACTTTAAACATTTAAAACAGTTTTTAGCTCCTGATGGAAGAATTGTTATTATAGACTACAAGAAAACTAAAAAAATCAACTTTGTGAACCTTTTTGGTCACTACACTCCTGAAGATGAGATTCTAAGTGTCATGGAAAATAGTGGGTATCTTCTTTCAGAAAAATTCAATTTTTTATCCTCTCAATCGTTTATCCTCTTCAAAAACGAGTAA
- a CDS encoding DUF167 family protein: MQAVKESGEGILVDIEVSPKSGKFEIAGYNEWREAIEVKIKAVPQKGKANKEIIKEFSKLTKNPVEIISGHKSHRKTIKIYNMAKTEFLKILDSYF; the protein is encoded by the coding sequence ATGCAAGCTGTAAAAGAATCTGGAGAGGGAATACTCGTTGATATAGAGGTATCTCCAAAATCTGGAAAATTTGAAATAGCAGGCTACAATGAGTGGAGAGAGGCCATTGAAGTTAAAATAAAGGCTGTTCCCCAGAAGGGCAAGGCAAACAAGGAAATAATAAAAGAATTTTCCAAGCTCACCAAAAACCCCGTTGAAATTATATCTGGACATAAAAGCCACCGTAAAACCATAAAAATTTATAATATGGCTAAAACTGAGTTTTTAAAAATTTTAGATTCTTATTTCTAA
- the rfbB gene encoding dTDP-glucose 4,6-dehydratase: MKMLITGGAGFIGCNFVHHMIEKYDHELVVLDKLTYAANLDYLKDIKYKIEFVKGDIKDPEAVKTAMKDCDMVVNFAAETHVDRSIEDPGVFVKTDVLGTYNLLEHVRKYDVERYLQISTDEVYGSIDNGSFTEKSNIDPSSPYSASKAGADVLVSAYYKTYSTPTLITRSSNNFGPYQYPEKLIPLFIMNAMENKPLPVYGDGQNVRDWIYAPDNCRGIYTALTKGKLGEVYNIGGGNEKTNLEITHMILDILGKPESLIKFVDDRLGHDRRYSLDSTKLNGLGWKPEWEFKDALRETINWYKANPSMFLKFLKG, translated from the coding sequence ATGAAAATGCTCATAACAGGAGGGGCTGGCTTTATAGGATGCAACTTCGTCCACCACATGATCGAAAAATATGACCATGAACTCGTTGTCCTGGACAAGCTCACCTACGCCGCCAATCTCGATTATCTCAAGGATATCAAATATAAAATCGAATTTGTTAAAGGAGATATAAAAGACCCTGAAGCTGTTAAAACCGCAATGAAAGACTGCGATATGGTTGTGAACTTCGCAGCAGAGACCCATGTCGACAGATCCATAGAGGATCCAGGGGTGTTCGTTAAAACAGATGTTTTAGGAACTTACAATCTTCTTGAACATGTTAGAAAGTACGATGTGGAAAGGTACCTTCAAATATCAACAGATGAAGTGTACGGAAGCATAGATAACGGTTCTTTCACCGAAAAAAGCAACATAGACCCATCAAGCCCGTACTCTGCAAGTAAAGCCGGGGCTGATGTGCTTGTAAGTGCATATTACAAAACATACAGCACCCCTACTCTTATAACAAGGAGCAGTAACAACTTCGGACCGTACCAATATCCTGAAAAGCTTATACCTCTATTTATAATGAATGCCATGGAGAATAAACCTCTTCCGGTCTATGGTGACGGGCAGAACGTCCGGGACTGGATATATGCCCCTGACAACTGTCGGGGAATATACACCGCATTGACGAAGGGAAAATTAGGGGAAGTCTACAACATAGGCGGTGGAAACGAGAAAACCAACCTCGAAATAACCCATATGATACTTGACATTCTCGGAAAGCCTGAAAGTTTAATAAAATTTGTTGACGACCGTCTGGGACACGACAGAAGGTACTCTCTAGATTCAACCAAACTAAATGGGCTTGGATGGAAACCTGAATGGGAATTTAAAGACGCATTACGCGAAACCATCAACTGGTACAAGGCAAACCCTTCCATGTTTTTAAAGTTTTTAAAAGGATAG
- a CDS encoding dTDP-4-dehydrorhamnose 3,5-epimerase family protein produces MIEGVKIKNLKVVPDERGWLMEILRSDDDIFEKFGQVYMTTAYPGVVKGWHLHKKQTDNFTCVHGMMKVALYDSRKDSSTYGEINEFFVGDKNPMLISVPTYVYHGFKAVGTETAYFVSVPTHSYNYNEPDEYRLPPDTDEIPYDWILEGKKHG; encoded by the coding sequence ATGATAGAAGGCGTTAAAATAAAAAATTTGAAAGTTGTTCCCGATGAGAGGGGATGGCTTATGGAAATATTAAGATCTGATGATGACATATTCGAAAAATTCGGCCAGGTTTACATGACCACAGCTTATCCTGGAGTTGTTAAAGGATGGCATCTTCATAAAAAGCAGACTGACAATTTCACATGCGTACACGGCATGATGAAGGTTGCACTTTATGATTCAAGGAAAGATTCATCTACATACGGTGAAATAAACGAATTTTTTGTTGGAGATAAAAATCCAATGCTCATAAGTGTCCCAACATACGTATACCATGGATTTAAAGCTGTTGGAACAGAAACAGCTTACTTCGTGAGTGTTCCAACCCATAGTTACAACTACAATGAACCCGACGAATACAGGTTACCTCCAGACACGGACGAAATTCCATACGACTGGATACTTGAAGGTAAAAAACACGGATAA
- the rfbD gene encoding dTDP-4-dehydrorhamnose reductase, which translates to MKRLFITGGSGLLGSKFKYIAGSKYEIVTTHHKNPGENSVLFDITDENDVMNKITSLNPDAVIHAAALTNVDYCEDHPKEAWNVNAKGTDNIAKACEKTGSKLTYVSTDFVFDGERGMYSEEDKTNPLGYYASTKLEGEEFIRQYDDLNYAIARVSVLYGWHTRMNFVTWVIDELKNGNEINIVTDQYNSPTLADNAAEAMIKIFEKDKTGIYHTVGDERINRFDFARNIAEVFDLDSSLINPTKSTNFVQKAKRPKDSSLNVEKVQRDLGIKMLNTTEGLNYMKKVMQ; encoded by the coding sequence ATGAAACGTCTTTTTATAACAGGTGGAAGTGGACTTTTAGGATCCAAATTCAAGTACATTGCAGGAAGTAAATACGAAATAGTAACAACTCACCATAAAAATCCCGGTGAAAACTCTGTTTTGTTTGATATAACCGATGAAAATGATGTTATGAATAAAATAACTTCCCTAAATCCAGATGCGGTGATACATGCTGCAGCACTCACCAACGTTGACTACTGTGAAGACCACCCTAAAGAAGCATGGAATGTAAATGCAAAGGGAACTGATAACATAGCAAAGGCATGTGAAAAAACAGGCAGCAAACTCACATATGTTTCCACGGACTTTGTTTTTGATGGTGAAAGAGGAATGTACAGCGAGGAAGATAAAACAAATCCTCTTGGCTACTACGCATCAACAAAGCTTGAAGGTGAGGAATTTATCAGACAGTATGATGATTTAAATTATGCAATTGCTCGTGTGAGTGTTTTATACGGCTGGCATACTCGTATGAACTTTGTAACGTGGGTTATAGATGAGCTTAAAAATGGGAATGAGATAAACATCGTAACAGACCAGTACAACTCTCCAACACTTGCAGATAACGCTGCAGAAGCAATGATTAAGATATTTGAGAAGGATAAAACTGGAATATACCATACGGTTGGAGATGAAAGGATCAACAGGTTCGATTTTGCACGAAACATTGCAGAGGTGTTTGACCTTGATTCCAGCCTTATAAATCCAACAAAAAGTACAAATTTCGTTCAAAAGGCTAAAAGGCCTAAAGATTCATCATTAAATGTTGAAAAAGTCCAGAGAGATCTGGGAATAAAAATGTTGAACACAACTGAAGGATTGAACTATATGAAGAAGGTGATGCAATGA
- a CDS encoding glucose-1-phosphate thymidylyltransferase, whose amino-acid sequence MKGLILSGGHGTRLRPLTHTGPKQLIPIANKPVLFYAIEDLRDAGVTDIGLILGTNMPEKLKDAVGDGSKFGVNITYIMQGEPRGLAHAVAVAEDFIGEDSFIMYLGDNILKSGITEFVEGFEESNYEARILLQKVENPRQFGVAELNGNGEVTHLVEKPEEPKSDLALVGIYLFKKSIFDSIRSIKPSWRGELEITDAIQKLLDSESKVDSHIVEGWWKDTGKPEDVLEANNLILDALKTCNNGEIEKGAKVRGRVSIGKGTVIRKGSVIRGPVIIGENCEIDAYVGPYTAVGDNTKITGGEIEASIIVGDSIIACDERIVESLIGNHSRIVSSNDRLPKGRRFVIGENSLVNL is encoded by the coding sequence ATGAAAGGATTAATTTTATCAGGTGGCCATGGAACCAGGTTAAGGCCACTCACACACACAGGCCCTAAACAGCTTATACCAATAGCAAACAAGCCTGTTTTATTTTATGCCATAGAAGATCTAAGAGATGCAGGTGTAACAGATATAGGACTTATTTTAGGAACCAATATGCCTGAAAAGTTGAAGGATGCTGTAGGAGACGGCTCAAAATTTGGTGTTAACATAACCTACATCATGCAGGGAGAGCCCAGGGGACTTGCACATGCAGTTGCAGTTGCAGAAGATTTTATAGGTGAAGACTCCTTTATCATGTACCTTGGAGACAACATACTCAAATCCGGTATAACTGAATTTGTTGAGGGCTTTGAAGAGTCCAACTACGAAGCAAGGATACTTTTACAGAAAGTGGAAAATCCAAGGCAGTTCGGAGTAGCTGAGCTCAACGGAAACGGTGAAGTTACACACCTTGTTGAAAAACCTGAGGAACCTAAAAGCGACCTTGCACTCGTGGGTATTTACCTCTTCAAAAAATCCATATTTGACTCCATAAGAAGTATAAAACCCTCATGGAGGGGTGAACTTGAAATCACAGATGCAATCCAGAAACTCCTGGATTCTGAGAGTAAAGTGGACTCCCACATAGTTGAGGGATGGTGGAAGGATACAGGTAAACCTGAGGATGTTTTAGAAGCAAACAACCTTATTTTAGATGCCCTAAAAACATGTAATAATGGTGAGATTGAGAAGGGTGCAAAGGTACGTGGAAGAGTTTCAATTGGAAAGGGAACTGTTATACGTAAAGGAAGTGTTATAAGAGGTCCTGTGATTATTGGGGAAAACTGTGAAATTGATGCTTACGTTGGACCGTACACTGCAGTGGGTGACAACACAAAGATAACAGGCGGTGAGATAGAGGCTTCAATAATAGTTGGAGATTCTATCATTGCATGTGATGAACGGATAGTTGAAAGCCTGATTGGAAACCATTCCAGAATCGTTTCATCAAACGACCGTTTACCTAAGGGCCGTAGGTTCGTTATTGGGGAAAATTCCTTGGTGAACCTCTGA
- the galU gene encoding UTP--glucose-1-phosphate uridylyltransferase GalU, with translation MKAIIPAAGLGTRFLPATKAQPKEMLPVFNKPTIQYVVEEAVASGIDDILIITGKGKRSIEDHFDRSFELEYFLKNCGKIDNLEEIEAISEMADIYYVRQKKQKGLGDAILCAKKHIDGDPFAVLLGDTITQSNVPCTKQLMNIFDKYNSSTIAIERLPDEKVERYGIIKGNEVEDSLYRIEDLVEKPKLHEAPSNLGITGRYILVPEIFDHIENLTPGVGGEIQLTDAMRSLDEVYGHVFDGTIYDIGNTVEWLKSSIEMALKHDDVKDDLRKYLAEILKKP, from the coding sequence ATGAAAGCCATAATACCAGCTGCAGGACTTGGAACAAGATTTTTACCAGCTACAAAAGCACAACCAAAAGAAATGCTTCCAGTTTTTAACAAGCCAACCATACAATACGTTGTTGAGGAGGCAGTTGCCTCTGGAATTGATGATATCCTCATAATAACAGGTAAGGGAAAAAGATCAATAGAAGACCACTTTGACAGGTCATTTGAACTGGAATACTTCCTCAAAAACTGCGGGAAAATTGATAACCTCGAGGAAATAGAGGCAATATCTGAAATGGCAGACATCTATTATGTACGCCAGAAAAAACAGAAAGGACTTGGAGATGCTATTTTATGTGCCAAAAAACACATAGACGGTGATCCATTTGCAGTTCTCCTTGGAGATACCATAACTCAGTCAAATGTTCCCTGTACAAAGCAGCTCATGAACATCTTTGATAAATATAACTCATCCACAATAGCCATAGAAAGGCTTCCTGATGAGAAAGTTGAAAGATATGGAATAATAAAAGGAAATGAAGTAGAGGATTCTCTTTACAGGATAGAAGACCTTGTTGAAAAACCAAAACTACATGAGGCACCTTCAAATCTGGGAATTACCGGTCGTTACATACTGGTTCCTGAGATATTCGACCACATTGAAAACCTTACTCCTGGAGTTGGGGGCGAAATTCAACTTACAGACGCCATGAGGTCCCTTGATGAGGTTTACGGCCATGTATTTGACGGGACGATCTATGACATAGGAAACACAGTGGAATGGCTTAAAAGTTCCATTGAGATGGCACTTAAACACGATGATGTAAAGGATGATTTAAGGAAATATCTCGCAGAAATCCTTAAAAAACCTTAA
- the galE gene encoding UDP-glucose 4-epimerase GalE, which yields MILIVGGAGYIGSHINKELNKRGYETVVFDNLSYGHEDFVKWGNFEQGDLGNIDDLWQVFRKYPIDAVMHFAAFTYVGESVENPQKYYLNNVRNTLNLLQVMLEFDVKKFVFSSTCATYGNPVEIPITENHPQNPINPYGKGKLMVETVLDDYSRAYGFKYAALRYFNAAGADPEGEIGEMHEPETHLIPLILDAASGKREDIKIFGTDYDTPDGTCIRDYIHVTDLADAHIKALEYLKNGGKSDFFNLGNGNGFSVKEVIETAHEITGKNIKAVEDDRRPGDPPVLVGSSDKARKILKWEPKYADLSKIIETAWNWHKKL from the coding sequence ATGATTCTTATAGTAGGCGGTGCAGGTTACATAGGCTCGCACATCAATAAAGAACTCAACAAAAGAGGATATGAAACTGTTGTTTTTGATAATTTAAGTTACGGACATGAAGATTTCGTGAAATGGGGAAACTTTGAACAGGGAGACCTTGGAAACATAGATGACCTATGGCAGGTATTCAGAAAATACCCTATAGATGCTGTTATGCACTTTGCAGCCTTCACCTACGTGGGAGAATCTGTTGAAAACCCGCAGAAATACTACCTGAACAACGTCAGAAACACATTGAATCTGCTTCAGGTGATGTTGGAGTTTGATGTGAAAAAATTTGTGTTCTCATCAACCTGTGCAACCTATGGAAATCCTGTAGAAATCCCAATAACTGAAAATCATCCGCAAAATCCAATAAATCCCTATGGAAAGGGGAAATTAATGGTTGAAACCGTTTTAGATGATTACAGTAGAGCATACGGATTCAAATATGCTGCACTTCGATATTTCAACGCTGCAGGGGCCGATCCTGAAGGTGAAATTGGGGAAATGCACGAGCCTGAGACCCATTTAATACCGTTGATACTGGATGCTGCATCTGGCAAAAGGGAAGATATAAAAATATTTGGAACAGATTACGACACTCCTGATGGCACATGCATCCGTGATTACATCCACGTCACAGACCTGGCAGATGCCCATATAAAAGCCCTTGAATACCTTAAAAATGGTGGAAAGAGTGACTTTTTCAACCTTGGAAATGGTAACGGATTTTCTGTAAAAGAGGTTATAGAAACTGCCCATGAAATCACAGGTAAAAATATAAAAGCAGTTGAAGATGATAGAAGGCCTGGAGATCCTCCTGTTCTTGTGGGAAGCTCAGATAAAGCCCGTAAAATATTAAAATGGGAACCAAAATATGCTGATCTGTCCAAGATCATAGAAACTGCCTGGAACTGGCATAAAAAGTTGTAA